From the Ancylothrix sp. D3o genome, one window contains:
- a CDS encoding restriction endonuclease subunit S has translation MNKNLKPGWSYKKLDELGFVGRGKSKHRPRNDPSLYGGKYPFIQTGEVKSADLYISKYSQTYNNKGLAQSKLWEPGTLLITIAANIADTAILKITACFPDSIVGFVADPDKADVHFIKYYIDTIKLHMQNISRGTTQDNLSIEKIQSFDFLIPPLPTQRKIAAILSAYDDLIENNTRRIEILEEMARSLYREWFVKFRFPGHEQVRMVDSELGPVPEGWEVKKLAALVETQYGYTESASKNKVGPKYVRGMDINKTSYIQWDSVPYCPINDTDYAKYRLKAGDVLVIRMADPGKVGIVENQIDAVFASYLIRLKITSSKLSPYLLFYFLLSECYQNYVTGACTGTTRKSASAGVLTDINLVIPIDDIRQKFEEQISVIRRMLNKLLEKNANLRKTRDLLLPRLISGEIDVENLDIKTGEIAA, from the coding sequence GTGAATAAAAATCTCAAGCCTGGCTGGAGTTATAAAAAGCTTGATGAGCTAGGATTCGTGGGGAGAGGAAAATCTAAACACCGCCCTAGGAATGACCCATCTTTATATGGTGGTAAATATCCTTTTATCCAGACAGGCGAAGTTAAATCGGCTGATTTATATATTTCTAAATATAGCCAAACTTACAATAATAAAGGCTTGGCTCAAAGTAAGCTATGGGAACCTGGAACGCTTCTTATTACGATAGCTGCTAATATTGCCGATACTGCTATTTTAAAAATTACAGCTTGTTTCCCTGACAGTATTGTGGGTTTTGTTGCTGACCCTGACAAAGCAGATGTGCATTTTATTAAATACTATATCGATACAATCAAACTGCATATGCAGAATATTTCTAGGGGTACGACACAGGATAATCTTAGCATTGAAAAAATACAAAGTTTTGATTTTTTAATTCCCCCTCTCCCAACCCAGCGTAAAATTGCTGCGATTCTCTCAGCTTATGATGACCTAATTGAGAATAACACGCGGCGGATTGAGATATTAGAAGAGATGGCGCGATCACTCTACCGCGAGTGGTTCGTCAAATTCCGCTTCCCTGGACACGAACAGGTGCGAATGGTAGATTCAGAATTGGGGCCGGTGCCTGAAGGTTGGGAGGTGAAAAAGCTCGCAGCATTAGTAGAGACACAGTATGGATATACTGAATCCGCTAGTAAAAATAAAGTTGGGCCTAAGTATGTCCGAGGGATGGATATTAACAAAACATCCTATATTCAGTGGGATTCAGTACCTTATTGTCCTATCAATGATACTGACTATGCTAAGTATCGGTTAAAAGCTGGCGACGTGTTGGTAATTCGTATGGCTGATCCAGGAAAAGTAGGGATTGTAGAAAACCAAATAGATGCTGTTTTTGCTTCTTATCTGATTCGACTCAAAATCACATCGTCTAAACTATCGCCTTATTTACTTTTCTATTTTCTCTTATCAGAATGTTACCAGAATTATGTAACAGGAGCCTGTACAGGAACAACGAGAAAGAGTGCAAGTGCAGGTGTGCTTACGGATATTAACCTAGTTATTCCTATTGATGATATACGTCAAAAATTTGAGGAACAGATTTCTGTAATTAGGAGAATGCTTAATAAGCTTTTAGAAAAAAACGCCAACCTCCGCAAAACCCGCGACTTACTCTTACCCAGACTGATATCAGGCGAAATCGACGTAGAAAACCTCGACATCAAAACCGGAGAAATAGCCGCATGA
- a CDS encoding type I restriction endonuclease subunit R, producing the protein MTSPHPDSETALELQTISLFEKLGYTTANCYNEWVNGPSKLGRETRKDVILISRLQPALEKLNPHLPKSAINLAIEQLISDRSALSLANANREIYDLLKDRITVTYRNDAGEEITEKVTVIDWKNPSNNDFFLASQFKISGEMNPRRPDLIAFVNGIPLVFIELKASRERVEIAYQNNFCDYIQEIPQLFWYNSLVILSNGSISKIGSITSTWEYFSEWKQINNQGETGIISLETIILGTCEKTKLLDIIENFILFSEEQGGLIKLIAKNHQYFGVNSAIEAVENLQQNQGKLGVFWHTQGSGKSFSMQFFSQKVHRTIPGNWTFLIITDRDDLDTQIYKNFAKTGAVTEPEKNVRANSGEHLKQLLTEDHRYVFTLIQKFRNLKGEKYPELSDRNDVIVIADEAHRSQYDIFAANMRIALPNAGFIGFTGTPLLAGEEATRREFGDYISIYNFRQSIEDGATVPLFYENRIPQLELTNSFLNEEIAEIIESADLDEAQQNKLEREFSREYHLIAREERLEEIAKDIVSHFLGRGYQGKAMVVSIDRFTAVKMYDKVQHYWQQHLSELKQQLTTANQTEKLSPKIKYMEETDMAVVISSSQNEVEAFKKKNLDIKPHRQRLAKEKPGIDVKFKDANHPLRIVFVCAMWMTGFDAPSCSTIYLDKPMRNHTLMQTIARANRVFKNKINGLIIDYIGVFRDLQKALAIYGSASGGGITEGDTPVQSKAALVEQLREKITETLQFCSERGINFDDIQTANQAFTRTHLWDKAVEAILVSEESKQRYLELTQTVSKLNKGILPDPAAGEFNQILLNFAEITRRIKKLNPAVDISEAKAAIEEILDQSIGALEYVIPESNQIIDISKMDFEALKAKFKTGYKRTEIEKLKGVINKKLTQMVRLNKGRLDYLDKFEQMINQYNADSCNVEGFFADLVEFAKEINLEDKRALSENLEEEELATFDLLTQADIVLSEKKKQEVKKVAKELLDTLKREKLVLDWRRRQQSKAAVKVTIEDILDRLPESYSAEEYQRKCEEVYQHIYESYSGAGQSIYNIVA; encoded by the coding sequence ATGACTTCACCCCACCCCGACTCAGAAACAGCATTAGAACTGCAAACCATCAGCCTATTTGAAAAACTCGGCTACACCACAGCCAACTGCTACAACGAATGGGTTAACGGCCCCAGCAAATTAGGCCGAGAAACCAGAAAAGATGTAATCCTAATTTCCAGACTACAACCGGCCCTAGAAAAACTCAACCCCCACCTCCCCAAATCAGCAATAAACCTCGCCATCGAACAACTGATCAGCGACAGAAGCGCCCTCAGCCTCGCTAATGCCAACCGCGAAATTTATGATCTCCTCAAAGACAGAATAACAGTCACCTATCGCAACGATGCCGGCGAAGAAATCACTGAAAAAGTCACCGTCATCGACTGGAAAAACCCCAGCAACAATGACTTTTTCCTCGCCTCCCAATTTAAGATCAGCGGCGAAATGAACCCCCGCCGCCCTGATTTAATTGCCTTTGTAAACGGCATTCCCCTAGTTTTTATTGAACTCAAAGCCTCCAGAGAACGAGTCGAAATCGCCTATCAAAATAACTTCTGCGACTACATACAAGAAATCCCTCAACTTTTCTGGTACAACAGCCTCGTTATCCTCTCCAACGGTAGCATCAGCAAAATAGGCAGTATCACCTCCACTTGGGAATATTTCTCAGAGTGGAAACAAATTAACAACCAAGGAGAAACCGGCATTATTTCCCTGGAAACAATCATTCTAGGTACTTGCGAAAAAACCAAACTTTTAGATATCATCGAAAACTTTATTTTATTTAGCGAAGAACAAGGCGGCTTAATCAAACTAATTGCCAAAAATCATCAATATTTCGGCGTAAATAGCGCCATAGAAGCTGTCGAAAACCTCCAACAAAACCAAGGAAAACTAGGGGTATTCTGGCACACCCAAGGCAGCGGCAAAAGCTTTTCAATGCAGTTCTTTTCGCAAAAAGTCCACCGCACAATCCCCGGTAACTGGACATTTCTGATTATCACCGACCGCGACGATTTAGACACCCAAATTTATAAAAACTTTGCCAAAACCGGCGCCGTCACCGAACCCGAAAAAAATGTCAGGGCAAACAGTGGCGAACACCTCAAACAACTCTTGACAGAAGACCACCGTTATGTATTCACATTAATTCAAAAATTCCGTAATTTAAAAGGCGAAAAATACCCTGAACTTTCCGATAGAAATGATGTAATTGTGATAGCAGATGAGGCCCACCGTTCACAATATGATATCTTTGCCGCTAACATGAGAATTGCATTACCAAATGCCGGTTTTATTGGCTTCACCGGCACACCTTTATTAGCAGGAGAAGAAGCCACCAGACGAGAATTTGGCGATTATATCAGCATCTACAACTTCCGCCAATCCATCGAAGACGGCGCAACCGTTCCCCTTTTCTACGAAAACCGCATCCCGCAACTAGAACTTACCAACAGTTTCCTAAACGAAGAAATTGCAGAAATTATCGAATCCGCTGATTTAGATGAAGCCCAACAAAATAAATTAGAAAGGGAATTTTCCCGCGAATATCACCTCATAGCGCGAGAGGAACGCTTAGAAGAAATTGCCAAAGATATTGTCAGCCACTTTTTAGGAAGAGGTTATCAGGGAAAAGCAATGGTTGTTTCTATCGACCGCTTCACCGCTGTTAAAATGTATGACAAAGTACAGCATTACTGGCAACAACATCTCAGCGAATTAAAACAGCAATTAACCACCGCAAATCAAACAGAAAAACTAAGCCCAAAAATTAAATATATGGAAGAAACCGACATGGCGGTAGTGATTTCTTCTTCTCAAAATGAAGTAGAAGCATTTAAGAAAAAAAATTTAGATATCAAACCTCACCGGCAACGCCTCGCCAAAGAAAAACCGGGAATAGATGTAAAATTTAAAGATGCTAATCACCCGCTGCGAATTGTCTTTGTCTGCGCGATGTGGATGACAGGATTTGATGCCCCTAGTTGTTCCACTATTTACCTAGATAAACCGATGCGAAACCACACCCTGATGCAAACAATCGCTAGGGCAAATCGCGTGTTTAAAAACAAAATAAACGGCTTAATTATAGATTATATTGGCGTATTCCGAGACTTACAAAAAGCCCTAGCAATTTATGGTTCAGCATCCGGTGGTGGTATTACTGAAGGCGACACGCCGGTGCAATCAAAAGCTGCCTTAGTCGAACAATTAAGAGAGAAAATCACCGAAACCCTACAATTTTGTAGCGAACGTGGCATCAATTTTGACGACATCCAAACCGCCAATCAAGCCTTTACCCGTACCCACTTATGGGATAAGGCGGTTGAGGCTATTTTGGTATCTGAGGAATCAAAGCAACGTTATTTAGAATTAACTCAAACTGTTAGCAAACTCAATAAAGGCATTCTTCCTGATCCGGCTGCCGGTGAGTTTAATCAAATTTTATTGAATTTTGCCGAAATTACCAGGCGAATCAAAAAACTCAATCCAGCGGTGGATATTTCCGAAGCAAAAGCAGCAATTGAGGAAATTTTGGATCAGTCGATTGGGGCTTTAGAGTATGTTATTCCTGAATCTAACCAAATTATTGATATCAGTAAGATGGATTTTGAAGCCCTCAAAGCCAAGTTTAAAACAGGCTACAAACGTACAGAAATTGAGAAGCTAAAAGGTGTAATTAACAAGAAGTTAACGCAAATGGTACGCCTTAATAAAGGCCGGTTGGATTATCTGGATAAATTCGAGCAAATGATAAATCAATATAATGCCGATTCTTGTAACGTCGAGGGATTTTTTGCAGATTTGGTAGAGTTTGCCAAAGAAATTAACCTTGAAGATAAACGGGCGCTATCAGAGAATTTAGAAGAGGAAGAATTGGCAACTTTTGATTTGCTTACTCAAGCAGATATTGTTTTAAGTGAGAAAAAAAAGCAGGAAGTTAAGAAGGTAGCCAAAGAATTATTAGACACCCTCAAACGAGAAAAATTAGTGCTAGATTGGCGTCGTCGGCAACAATCAAAGGCAGCAGTTAAAGTAACAATAGAGGATATTTTAGACCGGCTACCAGAAAGCTATTCCGCCGAAGAGTACCAGCGTAAATGTGAAGAAGTCTATCAGCACATTTATGAGTCTTATTCAGGCGCGGGGCAGAGTATTTATAATATAGTGGCTTAA